A region of Salvia splendens isolate huo1 chromosome 17, SspV2, whole genome shotgun sequence DNA encodes the following proteins:
- the LOC121775224 gene encoding probable pectate lyase 8 produces MASNTLFLLLLLLFAFLAGALSTIQNDKSPILSAVELVSSQNSTAPEMFEGVEEEYFNEHAVDDPEEVARMVEMATRNSTERRKLGFFSCGTGNPIDDCWRCDPNWQRNRRRLADCGIGFGRNAIGGRDGRYYVVTDAGDDNPVNPKPGTLRHAVIQDEPLWIVFKRDMVITLKQELIMNSFKTIDGRGANVHIANGACITIQFVTNVIIHGLHIHDCKPTGNAMVRSSPSHYGWRTMADGDAISIFGSSHIWVDHNSLSNCADGLVDAVMGSTAITISNNYFTHHNEVILLGHSDSYMRDKSMQATIAFNHFGEGLIQRMPRCRHGYFHVVNNDYTHWEMYAIGGSAEPTINSQGNRYLAPVNPFAKEVTKRVDTDAGKWKSWNWRSEGDLMLNGAYFTPSGAGASASYARASSLGAKSSSMVGTITSGAGALGCRLEQKC; encoded by the exons ATGGCGTCGAACACTCTGTttttgctgctgctgctgctcttCGCTTTTCTCGCTGGAGCTCTCTCTACAATTCAGAATGACAAATCACCTATTTTGAG TGCGGTTGAGTTGGTGAGCTCTCAGAATTCTACGGCGCCGGAAAT GTTTGAAGGAGTTGAGGAGGAGTATTTTAACGAACACGCAGTGGATGATCCAGAAGAGGTTGCAAGAATGGTAGAAAT GGCCACAAGAAACAGCACTGAGAGGAGAAAACTCGGTTTCTTCTCGTGCGGAACTGGCAACCCCATCGACGACTGCTGGCGTTGCGACCCCAACTGGCAGAGGAACCGCAGGCGCCTCGCTGACTGCGGGATCGGCTTCGGCCGCAACGCCATAGGCGGCCGCGATGGCCGCTACTATGTGGTGACGGACGCTGGCGACGACAACCCTGTCAACCCTAAACCGGGCACTCTGCGCCACGCGGTCATACAGGACGAGCCCCTGTGGATCGTCTTCAAGCGGGACATGGTCATCACACTGAAGCAGGAGTTGATCATGAACAGTTTCAAGACCATCGACGGGCGCGGAGCCAATGTGCACATTGCCAATGGCGCATGCATCACTATCCAGTTTGTTACTAATGTTATCATCCATGGCTTGCACATCCATGACTGCAAGCCGACCGGTAATGCGATGGTGAGGAGTTCGCCATCGCATTACGGTTGGAGGACTATGGCTGATGGTGATGCTATTTCCATCTTCGGGTCGAGCCACATTTGGGTCGACCATAACTCCCTCTCCAACTGCGCGGATGGCCTTGTCGACGCGGTCATGGGGTCCACCGCGATCACCATTTCCAACAATTACTTCACACACCACAATGAG GTTATCCTATTAGGCCACAGTGATTCTTACATGAGAGACAAGTCAATGCAGGCTACGATTGCGTTTAACCATTTCGGAGAGGGCCTCATACAGAGAATGCCAAG GTGCAGGCATGGCTACTTCCACGTCGTGAACAACGACTACACTCATTGGGAGATGTACGCAATAGGAGGAAGCGCAGAGCCCACCATCAACAGCCAAGGCAACAGATACCTAGCACCGGTCAATCCCTTTGCTAAGGAG GTGACAAAGAGAGTTGACACGGACGCGGGCAAATGGAAGAGCTGGAACTGGAGATCAGAAGGAGACCTGATGCTGAACGGGGCTTACTTCACACCATCAGGAGCTGGAGCTTCTGCCAGCTATGCCCGAGCTTCGAGTTTGGGAGCCAAATCTTCCTCCATGGTTGGAACTATCACTTCTGGTGCTGGGGCCCTTGGCTGCCGCCTCGAGCAGAAGTGCTAG